A section of the Ignavibacteriales bacterium genome encodes:
- a CDS encoding YdcF family protein, with the protein MRYNNQGLMLESLDFMKTGNLISIIFFGLITILITINIFINSDIKDSSLILLNIVAASSLFILFIFGSIFSKDDKVYFTFAFIAGNIFVLLSLLSLTFSRSKKLHPVKKIFWTVLVLSVCIFIIFLQIYNYKDDSGKYLSGNKEKNVADAGIIFGAAVWGGNRPSPVLRERINKGFEIYDAGLVPLLVLTGSGSPEEMTESEVARNELIKYGVKEKDIIFEKVTNSTFEQITYVRDNLYRRRNWDRIVVVSDNYHLFRIKEICKFNDLNTITIASDTPLSTQGGILFCLKESVAVLMYWVLGFG; encoded by the coding sequence ATGAGGTATAACAACCAGGGTCTAATGCTGGAAAGCCTGGATTTTATGAAGACGGGCAATCTGATTAGCATAATTTTCTTTGGACTGATCACCATTCTTATTACCATCAATATATTCATAAATTCCGATATCAAAGATTCATCGCTTATATTATTAAATATTGTGGCGGCTTCGAGTCTTTTTATATTATTTATATTCGGCAGTATATTTTCGAAAGACGACAAAGTATATTTTACCTTTGCCTTTATTGCAGGAAATATATTCGTTCTTCTTTCTCTTCTCTCACTGACATTTTCCAGATCGAAAAAGTTACATCCGGTAAAGAAGATATTTTGGACGGTTTTAGTGCTTTCGGTGTGTATCTTTATAATTTTTTTACAAATATATAATTATAAAGACGACTCAGGTAAATATCTTTCAGGTAATAAGGAGAAAAACGTTGCTGATGCGGGAATAATATTCGGCGCGGCGGTATGGGGAGGTAACCGACCTTCACCGGTATTACGTGAAAGAATAAACAAGGGATTTGAGATCTATGATGCCGGGCTGGTTCCATTGCTTGTGCTGACGGGGAGTGGATCCCCAGAAGAGATGACCGAGTCAGAAGTAGCCCGCAACGAGTTAATAAAATACGGCGTAAAAGAGAAGGACATAATTTTTGAGAAGGTGACTAATTCGACGTTCGAGCAGATAACTTATGTGAGAGACAATTTATACAGGAGGAGGAATTGGGACAGGATAGTGGTCGTATCAGATAATTATCATTTATTCAGGATAAAGGAAATATGCAAATTTAACGATCTGAATACGATTACAATAGCGTCAGATACGCCGCTTTCGACACAGGGAGGCATTCTTTTTTGCTTAAAAGAGAGTGTAGCAGTATTAATGTACTGGGTACTTGGATTTGGTTGA
- the nusB gene encoding transcription antitermination factor NusB: MVSKRREVRIKVMQVLYASEISKEPLDKIKNDLLTEIEDEDSINFSNNLIDKVSENIPMLDEFIVKKVENWEFERIAIVDKIILRMGIAELLFFPDIPPKVSINEAIDIAKDFCTKNSGKFVNGVLDAVLDELKKENKLEKSGRGLLDLKKKKEQHSGTK, encoded by the coding sequence ATGGTATCCAAAAGACGAGAAGTACGGATAAAGGTAATGCAGGTTCTTTACGCCAGCGAAATCTCCAAGGAGCCGTTGGATAAAATTAAGAACGATCTTCTAACTGAGATAGAGGATGAGGATAGTATTAATTTTTCCAACAATCTAATCGACAAGGTTTCGGAAAATATTCCCATGCTCGACGAGTTTATCGTAAAGAAAGTAGAGAACTGGGAGTTCGAACGCATTGCCATAGTAGATAAGATCATTCTTAGAATGGGTATAGCCGAGCTTTTGTTTTTTCCGGACATCCCCCCCAAAGTTTCCATAAACGAAGCAATAGATATAGCTAAGGATTTTTGTACCAAGAACAGCGGAAAGTTCGTCAATGGTGTACTTGATGCGGTACTCGATGAGCTTAAGAAAGAGAATAAGCTGGAAAAATCAGGCAGGGGATTGCTGGATCTGAAAAAGAAAAAAGAACAGCATTCGGGTACGAAGTAG
- a CDS encoding MFS transporter, translated as MKNKSRVFAWSLFDFANSSYAVIIVAFVFAVYFTTVIAGNESIGDFYWGIGINISMIITAVLSPVCGAITDLTHTKKKYLFFFTMLSVIGTALMYFTGPGTVFYALVLFIVSNTGFQTGLALYDAFIPEMVDEKYYNKVSGIGYAVGYIGSLLSVVLVLPFKDDPNMLFVICSAVFFIFALPLFLFVPEEKPLAPVEQKKLFKYGFKKVIGTIKNINEYPNLRNFLLSFFFYIDAVNTIIFFAGIYAAKTLNFDVPQLAIFFIIVQLTAMVGSFLFGFIGDKIGILRSITINLMFWTLIVIYIFFFINKDSVVMIAGMNIHQFFIVGGFAGLFLGSTQSLSRAMMSKLVPYVSKTEFFGFYGLMDKTSTLVGPLTFGAVSFLSGGNQSLAVLSVGVFFVVGMLLLKKVKET; from the coding sequence ATGAAGAATAAATCCAGGGTTTTTGCGTGGTCTTTATTTGACTTTGCTAACTCATCCTATGCAGTTATAATTGTTGCTTTTGTCTTCGCCGTATATTTCACGACTGTTATCGCTGGTAATGAGTCCATAGGTGACTTTTACTGGGGTATTGGAATAAACATTTCAATGATAATTACCGCAGTATTGAGTCCTGTCTGCGGGGCAATAACCGACCTTACTCACACCAAGAAAAAATATCTCTTCTTTTTTACTATGTTGAGCGTAATAGGCACGGCACTTATGTATTTTACCGGACCGGGAACGGTCTTTTACGCGCTGGTATTATTTATCGTATCAAATACAGGATTTCAGACAGGGCTCGCGCTATATGATGCGTTTATCCCGGAGATGGTGGATGAGAAGTATTATAACAAGGTGTCGGGAATAGGTTACGCTGTAGGATATATCGGATCACTTTTATCGGTTGTTTTGGTTTTGCCTTTTAAGGATGACCCTAATATGCTATTCGTGATATGCTCTGCAGTTTTTTTTATATTTGCCCTTCCATTGTTCCTCTTCGTGCCGGAAGAGAAGCCGCTAGCACCGGTTGAGCAAAAAAAACTTTTTAAATATGGTTTTAAAAAGGTTATAGGAACAATAAAGAACATTAATGAGTATCCGAATTTAAGGAATTTCCTATTGTCTTTCTTTTTCTATATCGATGCAGTGAATACTATAATATTCTTTGCGGGTATATATGCAGCTAAGACATTAAACTTTGATGTGCCTCAACTGGCGATATTTTTCATTATCGTTCAACTTACGGCGATGGTAGGATCTTTCCTATTCGGATTTATTGGGGATAAGATAGGAATATTGAGATCTATCACAATAAATCTTATGTTCTGGACTTTGATTGTAATATATATTTTCTTTTTTATAAACAAGGATTCAGTTGTAATGATCGCGGGAATGAATATACACCAATTTTTTATAGTGGGCGGCTTTGCAGGGTTGTTCCTCGGTTCTACTCAAAGTCTGTCACGGGCTATGATGAGTAAACTTGTGCCATACGTATCTAAAACTGAGTTTTTCGGATTCTATGGGCTAATGGACAAAACATCCACGCTTGTGGGACCGCTTACTTTTGGAGCAGTATCGTTTCTTTCTGGGGGTAATCAAAGTTTAGCAGTACTATCTGTGGGGGTGTTTTTCGTTGTAGGTATGCTGTTACTTAAAAAAGTCAAAGAAACTTAA
- a CDS encoding succinylglutamate desuccinylase/aspartoacylase family protein produces MHGNEPSGIFALEYVLHTLNKIKPPFNGTMYALAGNLEALRRSERYIDKDLNRLWDKNGEETGIHELSERDSIIKTIYEIISSSDGRPVLFDLHTTSAESIPFLGISDTLRSRKMVKDIPSPIILGLEERMDGTLFSSLNEIGLTSVIFEGGQHDSLSSIENHISIIWEFLKNAGCINLNDIPDFNKYYHTLAKTSPGERKIYEISYVYRLKKDEGFVMKPGFVNFQIVNKGEILAKNKDGDIKSPRYGNIFMPLYQKLGGEGFFIVNLINPVWLGISGFMRKLHAEKLLGILPGINKNPNEPSSYIINTNIARFLVMNIFHLFGYRRERKEGKTIIVSRREYDSVSPSADELRNNFKKYFDLE; encoded by the coding sequence ATGCACGGAAATGAACCATCAGGTATATTTGCTCTAGAATATGTACTGCATACCTTAAATAAAATAAAACCCCCCTTCAACGGAACAATGTACGCTCTTGCCGGCAACCTCGAAGCTCTCAGACGAAGTGAACGATACATTGATAAAGACCTCAACAGGTTATGGGATAAAAATGGAGAGGAAACGGGGATACATGAATTATCTGAAAGAGATTCAATAATTAAAACCATTTACGAGATAATTTCCTCAAGCGACGGCAGGCCGGTTCTATTTGACCTTCATACAACTTCTGCCGAAAGTATCCCCTTCCTTGGGATCAGCGATACTCTCAGAAGCAGAAAGATGGTCAAAGATATCCCTTCTCCTATTATATTAGGATTAGAGGAAAGAATGGACGGCACGCTTTTTAGCAGTTTGAATGAGATCGGACTCACATCTGTAATATTTGAAGGAGGTCAGCACGATTCATTATCCTCAATTGAAAATCACATTTCCATCATCTGGGAGTTCCTCAAAAACGCCGGATGCATTAACTTGAATGATATTCCAGACTTTAATAAATATTACCACACGCTTGCCAAAACTTCACCCGGTGAGAGAAAGATATACGAAATATCATATGTATATAGGCTAAAAAAGGACGAGGGTTTTGTAATGAAGCCGGGATTTGTAAATTTTCAGATCGTAAATAAAGGTGAGATTCTTGCAAAGAATAAAGATGGTGATATAAAGTCTCCCCGGTACGGAAATATTTTTATGCCATTGTATCAGAAATTAGGCGGGGAGGGATTCTTCATTGTAAATCTAATAAATCCGGTTTGGCTGGGGATTTCCGGCTTCATGCGCAAACTCCATGCTGAAAAGCTTCTCGGTATTCTGCCCGGAATAAACAAAAACCCCAACGAGCCCAGTTCTTATATAATTAACACTAATATTGCTCGTTTTTTAGTGATGAATATTTTCCACCTGTTCGGATACAGGCGCGAAAGAAAAGAAGGCAAGACTATTATAGTATCCCGCCGGGAATATGACTCCGTATCTCCATCTGCGGATGAGTTAAGGAATAACTTCAAAAAATACTTCGACCTCGAATAA
- a CDS encoding CBS domain-containing protein, which yields MSDRKVQAIDPKESNSFIQHLLDDIKALDIMLENGMLESGICRMGAEQEVCFIDSSYRPAPVIMESLDKINDDHYTTELARFNLEINLDPLELTGKCFSDMETDLSAKIAKAEEAIEEDGYRVMLVGILPTIRHSDLTIENITPIPRYKALDDALKKLRGESFEFRIAGIDELITRSDSVMFESSNMSFQVHLQIDPEKFASMYNWAQAITAPLVASATNSPLLLGKRLWWETRIALFQQSVDVRQTDSSIRDRLPRVTFGNEWVRSSFVEIFREDIARHKVLIKPEIEENSMELVLKGKIPKLTALRTHNGSVYRWNRVCYGVYNEKPHIRIENRVLPSGPSIIDETANSAFWLGMMCGLPEQYENISSMMDFDDAKDNFIRAARQGLGAQFKWVNDKTVTPQNLILDELLPIAASGLIKANVDSDDITKYLGIIEKRVKTGRTGSQWISDSFNNLKKESTKDESVIALTAGIYNRQKKNTPVHEWEPADIDEAGWVNRFKEVHAIMSKDLITVYEDNPIELVVNIMDWRKIRHVPVENKNGEFVGIVTAGIIMHHFAKRKGESTEDLTIADIMQKDVYSVPPYALTEDVLRHMRKNNLSCTVVLKDNKIVGLITEHDFLKITRRLFKELK from the coding sequence ATGTCAGATAGGAAAGTACAGGCAATAGATCCTAAAGAAAGTAATTCATTTATACAGCATCTTCTCGATGACATTAAAGCTCTCGATATTATGCTGGAAAATGGAATGCTGGAGAGCGGCATCTGCAGGATGGGTGCCGAGCAGGAAGTTTGTTTCATTGATTCATCATACAGACCTGCTCCTGTAATTATGGAATCACTTGATAAAATTAACGATGACCACTATACAACAGAACTTGCACGGTTCAATCTGGAAATCAATCTTGACCCTCTGGAATTAACGGGTAAGTGCTTTTCTGATATGGAAACTGATCTCTCAGCAAAGATTGCAAAAGCTGAAGAAGCAATAGAAGAAGACGGGTATAGAGTAATGCTGGTAGGAATCCTACCTACAATAAGACATTCCGATTTAACAATTGAAAATATCACACCAATTCCACGGTATAAAGCTCTGGATGATGCGTTGAAAAAACTAAGAGGTGAGTCATTCGAGTTCAGGATAGCCGGTATTGATGAATTGATAACCCGTTCGGACTCCGTAATGTTTGAGAGCAGTAATATGAGTTTTCAAGTACATCTCCAAATAGATCCTGAAAAATTTGCAAGTATGTATAACTGGGCGCAGGCAATAACAGCTCCCTTGGTCGCCAGTGCTACTAATTCCCCTCTATTACTTGGAAAGAGACTATGGTGGGAAACCAGAATAGCTCTTTTTCAACAATCTGTGGATGTCCGCCAAACCGACAGTTCAATAAGGGATAGATTGCCGCGGGTAACTTTTGGAAATGAGTGGGTGAGAAGCTCTTTTGTTGAGATATTTAGGGAGGACATTGCGCGTCACAAAGTTTTGATAAAGCCGGAGATCGAAGAAAACTCAATGGAATTGGTTTTAAAGGGAAAGATACCCAAACTAACAGCCTTGCGAACACACAACGGATCTGTCTACAGATGGAATAGGGTTTGCTACGGTGTTTACAATGAAAAGCCCCACATCAGGATCGAAAACAGGGTATTACCTTCAGGACCTTCTATTATTGATGAAACAGCAAATTCAGCTTTTTGGCTGGGTATGATGTGCGGTCTACCTGAACAATACGAGAATATTTCATCTATGATGGACTTTGATGATGCAAAAGATAATTTTATTCGTGCTGCAAGACAAGGATTAGGTGCACAATTCAAGTGGGTAAACGATAAAACGGTCACCCCGCAAAACCTGATACTGGATGAGCTCCTCCCGATAGCAGCAAGCGGTTTAATAAAAGCAAATGTCGATAGTGATGACATTACAAAATATCTTGGAATCATAGAAAAGCGGGTAAAAACCGGACGGACCGGTTCACAATGGATCTCCGATTCATTTAATAACCTGAAAAAGGAGTCCACCAAAGACGAATCTGTAATAGCACTTACTGCAGGTATCTATAATAGGCAGAAAAAAAATACACCCGTTCATGAGTGGGAACCGGCGGATATAGATGAAGCAGGGTGGGTGAACAGGTTTAAGGAAGTCCATGCAATAATGTCTAAGGATTTGATAACTGTATATGAAGACAATCCTATAGAACTGGTAGTTAATATTATGGACTGGCGAAAAATTCGTCACGTACCCGTTGAAAACAAAAATGGTGAATTCGTTGGTATTGTAACTGCCGGTATTATTATGCATCACTTCGCAAAAAGGAAAGGGGAATCAACGGAGGACCTTACAATCGCCGATATTATGCAAAAGGATGTTTATTCAGTACCTCCTTATGCTCTTACTGAGGATGTACTGCGTCACATGAGGAAAAATAACCTCAGTTGCACAGTTGTATTAAAAGACAATAAGATAGTTGGCCTCATAACAGAGCATGATTTTTTAAAGATAACGCGAAGACTTTTTAAAGAACTCAAGTAA
- a CDS encoding tetratricopeptide repeat protein, with protein MGILKKYYFVFAINLILFIILVLTGCQKANNTASEVSVDVSKLTGSTVPGTNQPYYDSTDVYGKGYYDYQDTLDTFHDGYNIPRDSIYKVYNIHEWEKNNYLGDRDSLSPEASLDRGNHLQNIKLYEEAIRDYDRYIAQVKTNNSAYHNRGNAHERLKHYQLALRDYDTAIFIRPDDTIAYFNKGVVYDYIQQYDSSLIMYTKVIEIDPRLAKAYYNRGVIYKLTGQYREAMKDWEIAMRLNPKYIPELSKEIDRIKIFYK; from the coding sequence ATGGGCATACTCAAAAAATATTATTTTGTATTTGCAATTAATCTGATCCTGTTTATAATTCTTGTCTTAACAGGATGCCAGAAAGCTAACAATACTGCTTCAGAAGTCAGTGTGGATGTGTCTAAGCTAACTGGTTCTACAGTCCCGGGTACTAACCAGCCATATTATGATAGTACTGACGTATATGGAAAGGGATATTATGATTATCAGGATACTTTAGATACTTTCCATGACGGGTATAACATTCCCCGTGATAGCATTTACAAGGTTTATAATATTCACGAATGGGAAAAAAATAACTACCTTGGTGACAGGGATTCACTTAGCCCAGAGGCATCCCTGGATAGAGGAAATCATCTGCAAAACATAAAACTATATGAAGAAGCTATCCGAGACTATGATAGATACATTGCTCAGGTAAAGACAAATAATTCTGCATACCATAATAGAGGTAATGCTCATGAAAGGCTAAAGCATTATCAGCTTGCGTTAAGAGACTATGATACGGCAATATTCATCAGACCTGATGATACAATTGCTTATTTTAATAAGGGTGTCGTTTATGATTACATACAGCAGTATGACTCATCACTCATAATGTATACAAAGGTAATAGAGATAGACCCGAGACTTGCTAAAGCATACTACAATAGAGGTGTTATTTATAAACTTACCGGACAATACAGGGAAGCAATGAAAGATTGGGAAATTGCAATGCGCTTAAACCCTAAATACATACCTGAACTCTCGAAAGAGATAGACCGAATTAAGATATTCTACAAATAG
- a CDS encoding lipoate--protein ligase, which translates to MQLINNKDINDPTINLALEEYCVRNLDFEGKNYLLFYINEPSIIIGKHQNTIEEINSDYVKANNIHVVRRVSGGGAVYHDRGNLNFSFMTKYDIKSLHNFKKFTQPVIDTLKDMGVSAELSGRNDIIVEGRKISGNAQFSNTKSMLSHGTLLFNSTLEDVVEALNVKTDKIESKGIKSVRSRVANITEFLSEIITIEEFRERLIKKIFENEPSSVYELSDEEWEKVDKLSNEKYRAWNWNYGRSPEFNIKKINRFEFGQVDMRLHVKDGIITDIKIYGDFLAHGEMLEIEELLINTKFEETEIERILDEVDMHHYFGPITSRDFVKFMMN; encoded by the coding sequence ATGCAGTTAATAAATAATAAAGACATTAACGATCCGACGATTAATCTTGCTCTCGAGGAATATTGTGTACGCAATCTCGACTTTGAGGGAAAGAATTACCTGCTTTTTTACATCAATGAACCTTCCATTATAATCGGCAAACATCAGAACACAATTGAAGAAATCAATTCTGACTACGTCAAAGCAAACAATATTCACGTTGTAAGGCGTGTCTCCGGGGGCGGTGCAGTTTATCACGATCGCGGTAACCTTAATTTCAGCTTTATGACAAAGTATGATATTAAGAGCCTTCATAATTTTAAAAAATTTACTCAGCCGGTCATAGATACTCTGAAAGACATGGGAGTGAGCGCAGAACTCAGCGGACGAAATGACATTATTGTTGAGGGGAGAAAGATCTCCGGCAATGCGCAATTCTCCAATACAAAATCGATGCTCAGCCACGGTACTCTTCTTTTTAATTCAACTCTTGAGGATGTTGTTGAAGCTTTAAATGTAAAAACAGATAAAATTGAAAGCAAAGGTATTAAATCAGTCCGGAGTAGAGTTGCAAATATTACCGAATTTCTTTCGGAAATTATTACAATTGAAGAATTCCGAGAAAGGTTGATAAAGAAGATTTTTGAAAACGAACCCTCATCGGTTTATGAGCTTAGTGATGAGGAATGGGAAAAGGTCGATAAACTATCGAATGAGAAATACCGCGCATGGAACTGGAATTACGGTAGGTCACCCGAATTTAATATCAAAAAAATAAACCGGTTTGAATTCGGGCAGGTTGATATGAGACTCCATGTAAAAGATGGGATTATTACTGATATAAAGATCTATGGAGACTTTCTGGCTCATGGCGAAATGCTCGAGATCGAAGAACTTTTAATTAACACCAAATTTGAAGAAACTGAAATTGAAAGGATTCTGGATGAGGTGGACATGCATCATTACTTTGGTCCTATTACCTCTAGAGATTTTGTAAAATTCATGATGAATTAG
- a CDS encoding PIG-L family deacetylase, translating into MKILYIFPHPDDESFGPALGISAQQRAGHEIYLLTLTKGGATKQRHKLGLSVEEMGEVRYKEMLNVEKALGLTGMTVLDLPDSGLKEMDPREIEKIVREEIERIKPDILVTYPVHGISGFHDHLVQHAVVKRVYLQMKDEGADYLKRLAFFTLSEKDAKKANEDNIFHINGSSDDILDCAIDVTEEDKQKMKDGLLCYETYKETIEKTGIMDIQGDKTYYEFFQEDFKPMLDDITKNLKP; encoded by the coding sequence ATGAAGATACTTTATATATTTCCACACCCAGACGATGAATCGTTTGGACCTGCCTTGGGTATCTCTGCACAGCAGAGAGCTGGACATGAGATATACCTCCTCACACTTACAAAAGGAGGGGCTACAAAGCAAAGACATAAGCTTGGTTTATCTGTCGAAGAAATGGGCGAAGTCCGGTATAAAGAGATGCTTAATGTTGAGAAAGCTCTCGGGCTTACCGGCATGACCGTCCTAGATCTACCTGACAGTGGGCTAAAGGAAATGGATCCCCGCGAAATCGAAAAAATAGTGCGCGAGGAAATCGAGAGGATCAAACCTGATATTTTGGTAACCTATCCAGTTCACGGAATAAGCGGTTTCCATGACCACCTGGTTCAGCATGCCGTTGTTAAAAGAGTCTATCTCCAAATGAAAGATGAAGGAGCGGACTATCTAAAAAGGCTTGCATTCTTCACACTGAGTGAAAAAGATGCAAAAAAAGCAAACGAAGACAATATCTTCCATATTAATGGTTCATCGGATGATATACTGGACTGCGCTATTGACGTTACCGAAGAAGATAAACAAAAAATGAAAGACGGACTTTTATGTTATGAAACATATAAAGAAACGATAGAAAAAACTGGCATAATGGATATACAGGGCGATAAGACCTATTACGAATTCTTTCAGGAGGACTTTAAGCCTATGCTGGATGATATTACAAAGAACTTAAAACCATAA
- a CDS encoding cellulase family glycosylhydrolase: MFTTSTDLTSFVKNTNGNFSVNSKPFRFVGCNMYELAFMEKNVSDRMIEDAFNEGFKVIRFWAFEPLKPEKLIDLCNTANKFSIYLIPVLADKWGYMQDYVVNDEWFATGYKNTYLPYAIKMVSALKDTPVILLWEVINEPESDSFDVFYNFIRDVATRIKKADENHLLSIGTIGGLGSKYGGELTRFSTKNFRKLYEIPFLDAVSVHDYSFDATIAERLDTLYRFKGKHYSAKLFELTNYYITYIPLLVKRLWLKKFGKSITFPFTLKWLWRNYIGKNISIARELKKPFYLGEIGYKNNLKLDRIKIVENEMEKYFKKGIQGFLLWSFEAQGWSKDGHNYGFTKQDNFRDVIHKQNKILRN; the protein is encoded by the coding sequence TTGTTTACAACATCAACCGACTTGACTAGCTTTGTAAAAAATACAAACGGAAATTTTTCCGTTAATAGTAAACCATTCCGTTTTGTAGGATGTAATATGTATGAACTGGCTTTTATGGAAAAGAATGTTTCGGACAGGATGATAGAAGATGCGTTCAATGAAGGATTCAAAGTCATAAGGTTCTGGGCATTTGAACCTCTTAAACCTGAAAAGCTTATCGATCTTTGTAATACAGCAAACAAGTTCTCTATATACCTGATTCCTGTACTTGCAGATAAATGGGGTTATATGCAGGATTATGTTGTGAATGATGAATGGTTTGCTACAGGTTATAAAAATACTTATCTCCCATATGCGATAAAAATGGTATCTGCTCTCAAGGATACACCGGTAATTCTGCTCTGGGAAGTAATTAATGAACCTGAATCCGATTCATTCGATGTTTTCTATAACTTCATTCGCGATGTAGCCACTCGAATAAAGAAAGCAGATGAGAATCATTTGCTTTCAATAGGCACGATAGGAGGCCTGGGAAGTAAATATGGAGGAGAGCTTACACGTTTTTCTACAAAGAACTTTCGGAAACTCTACGAAATACCCTTTCTCGATGCAGTCTCTGTTCATGATTATAGTTTTGACGCGACAATAGCTGAAAGACTTGATACTTTATACAGATTCAAGGGAAAACATTATTCTGCCAAATTATTTGAACTTACAAACTATTATATTACATATATACCGCTCCTCGTAAAAAGATTATGGCTGAAAAAATTCGGGAAGAGTATTACCTTTCCATTCACTCTTAAGTGGCTGTGGAGAAATTACATAGGCAAGAATATCTCTATTGCCCGGGAATTAAAAAAACCTTTCTACCTTGGAGAGATTGGCTACAAAAACAATCTGAAACTCGATCGGATAAAAATAGTAGAGAACGAAATGGAAAAGTATTTCAAAAAGGGTATTCAAGGCTTTCTGTTATGGTCATTCGAAGCACAAGGATGGTCAAAGGACGGACACAATTACGGATTCACAAAGCAAGATAATTTTAGAGATGTAATTCATAAACAAAACAAAATTTTAAGGAATTAA
- a CDS encoding branched-chain amino acid ABC transporter permease has protein sequence MSEFIQQLINGLSLGSIYALIALGYTMVYGILKFINFAHGEVFMLGAFSGYYLAKAFGIDTSNLPMALIILLLTMIITAAIGVTIEKLAYRPLRRSSKLTVLITAIGVSLFLQYTGQLIFGAAPRSFPNILEGYKISVGGAQIDSNQIVVIISAIILMLALRFIVMKTKIGTAIRAVSNNMTASSLMGINIDTVISFTFAIGSALAGAAGILYSINYPSIDPLMGLLPGLKAFIAAVLGGIGNFPGAALGGLVIGVVETLTVGYLSPTFRDAVAFAILIIILIFKPTGLLGTKEIEKV, from the coding sequence ATGAGTGAGTTTATTCAACAGCTAATAAACGGTCTTTCACTAGGAAGCATTTATGCCCTCATAGCACTGGGGTATACTATGGTATATGGAATACTTAAGTTCATAAACTTTGCCCACGGTGAGGTTTTTATGCTTGGGGCTTTCTCAGGATATTATCTTGCAAAAGCATTCGGGATTGATACCAGTAACCTCCCTATGGCGTTGATAATTCTTCTGCTGACGATGATAATCACAGCCGCCATTGGTGTAACTATAGAAAAACTTGCTTACCGCCCGCTTAGAAGATCTTCCAAACTAACTGTTCTCATAACTGCCATCGGTGTTTCCCTGTTTCTTCAATATACGGGTCAGCTTATTTTTGGAGCCGCGCCAAGGTCATTCCCAAATATCCTTGAGGGGTATAAAATTTCCGTTGGCGGTGCGCAAATAGATTCAAACCAGATCGTCGTTATTATTTCTGCGATAATTCTGATGCTCGCTTTGAGATTTATTGTTATGAAGACAAAGATTGGAACAGCTATCCGCGCTGTCTCAAATAATATGACTGCTTCATCTTTAATGGGAATCAACATAGATACAGTTATATCTTTCACATTTGCAATAGGGTCGGCTCTAGCAGGGGCGGCAGGAATTTTATATAGTATAAACTACCCCAGCATTGACCCACTGATGGGATTGTTACCCGGGTTGAAAGCGTTCATTGCGGCGGTTCTTGGTGGAATAGGCAATTTTCCGGGTGCGGCACTAGGTGGCTTAGTCATTGGCGTAGTAGAAACTTTAACAGTTGGATATTTGTCCCCTACTTTCAGGGACGCGGTAGCATTTGCGATACTCATAATAATCCTGATATTTAAACCGACGGGACTGCTTGGAACTAAAGAGATAGAAAAAGTTTAG